ACACAGACTTGTCAGATTCCTCCTCGTCCTCCTTTGGACCTTCCTCCTGAAAAACAACAACACATGAACGTTAGTCAACCAGTACCACTCACTCTTAAACAACCACGAACATGCTCTGCTGGTTAAAGGATTCGCTGGAAACAAGACATACCAGCTTCTTGTTGTAGGCTTTCATGGTCTTCTCATACTCAACCTTGCGCTTATCAGCCTTAGCTACGAAGGGAGCCTTCTCCTACAAACATAATACAACTCAAAAGGTTAAGCAACACTCATATAAGCATATGTAAATGCACAAACTATAATCAACTGAGATTAGAGAACGTACAGCGTCAGACAACGACTTCCACTTCTCTCCACCAGCTTTACCAACCTGTTTAACATTAAAGGTTCATCATCAGTATACAGCATGAAAAGCCCATGGTAAAGAAGATAACACTCACAGCAGCAACAGATTTGTTGTTGGGGTGATCCTTCTTGTAAGTCTGACGGAAGTCCTCCCTTCAGATCATAACAGCAAAAAAATAAAGTCAAATCGATACAGTCAACGCAAGTAGTAACAAAGGATTAAATCAAGAACaaacatattatattaaaatgattACATGAAAACGAAGAAGGCACTGGCTGGCCTCTTAGGTTTGTTAGGATCCTTAGCCGCCGCTTTGCTACGACCTGCTGCTTTAGCAGGCTTCTTAGCCACAGAGAGCCTAATCATCAACAAACAAACGCAATCCACCACATCAGAAAACGATTAAGATCTATTGACTAACTAGgcaattaaataaataatcacaAAGTGGATCTGGCTGAAACGTACTTGGAGCTCCTGGTTTCAGTCTTCGATTTACCTCCTTTCATACTCGAATCTGCAAAAACGTATATCAAAGAGATCAGCGAAGAATCTACCAAGGATAAACCTCTCATACGAGATCGATACACAACATCGAGAAGATTTAGAAACTAGTCAGCGATTGCTTATAATCGCAAAATCTAGCTAAACAGAGAGAATATTCGACTCAGAACATATATAAAAGCGATTATCACCAAATAAACGAATTCGAGAGAGAAGCTGCGAAGAATCAAAACtaagaaaacgaagaagatcGGAGGATTCTCACCTTGAGGAAGAGGATCGCAGGgtttgtagagagagagagagagaggagagcaGAGGAAAGGAATCGTACGTGTGTTGTGAGGAGATTCAAGTGAGAGGCCGAGAGATTAAGAGAGGGGGGCTAGTGGGGAGAGTTGTAAAAATATCTTTGGTCAATAAAGGgcgaaaaaaattgaatttcgCACGAGATGTAAAAAGCCAAGGGGTTTAGGCGggatttcaaatatatatcGCCACGTCATCGATCCGTGTGGTTTCTCATCATTGGGGGAGACCTCTTCAAGGTTTAATTTTTGGTCTCGCTTATGTGTTTCCTCATGTGCTTCTTCGTATTCAGCGGCAAGTGATATGACTCTCTGCTGCCCTTCCCCCTTAATCATGATAATTAATCGTAGCAGTAATTGCGATTTATATTTATTCGCATTAATATCTCTCCCTCGattattcggttcggttcactGCGTCGGTCATCCGGtttatgaaattaaaaattCCAC
The sequence above is drawn from the Brassica napus cultivar Da-Ae chromosome A8, Da-Ae, whole genome shotgun sequence genome and encodes:
- the LOC106416143 gene encoding high mobility group B protein 2, with product MKGGKSKTETRSSKLSVAKKPAKAAGRSKAAAKDPNKPKRPASAFFVFMEDFRQTYKKDHPNNKSVAAVGKAGGEKWKSLSDAEKAPFVAKADKRKVEYEKTMKAYNKKLEEGPKEDEEESDKSVSEVNDEDDADDGSDEEEDDD